Proteins encoded in a region of the Natator depressus isolate rNatDep1 chromosome 25, rNatDep2.hap1, whole genome shotgun sequence genome:
- the FAM174C gene encoding protein FAM174C, with protein sequence MVPRELGGLLPLLLFLLGACAVSSSPGPGGTSPPPGTPAVANGTGPAGNHSDSGVRGLDLLGGRLPAVQRGFYVLSGLCVLAALYFLVRALRLKKPQRKKYGLLSNYDENMELGSLDSDEDTVFETRNLRR encoded by the exons ATGGTCCCGCGGGAGCTCGGTGgcctcctgcccctgctgctcttcctgctcgGCGCCTGCGCGGTGTCCAGCTCCCCCGGGCCGGGCGGGACCTCGCCGCCCCCGGGCACCCCCGCCGTCGCCAACGGGACAGGGCCGGCCGGGAACCACAGCGACAGCGGGGTCCGGGGCCTGGACCTGCTGGGCGGGCGGCTGCCCGCGGTGCAACGGGGCTTCTACGTGCTCAGCGGCCTCTGCGTGCTGGCCGCGCTCTACTTCCTGGTGCGGGCGCTGCG GTTGAAGAAACCTCAGCGGAAGAAGTATGGTCTCCTTTCAAACTATGATGAAAATATGGAGTTGGGTTCTCTGGACAGTGATGAAGACACAGTGTTTGAAACAAGAAATCTGAGACG GTGA